The Methanosphaera sp. BMS genome contains a region encoding:
- the mcrC gene encoding methyl-coenzyme M reductase I operon protein C, translating into MIGKSTHIVDCRETRGIGEGGGIAQRGTYAQCGDDLLAVAMSPGRRHITKPVCEITFALREANIQTSTLVLDAGSGVPRDTPSGGGQGLFGVTPKEISQMNRHDIVLIHFGGVKNHIIYKARHVLRNINKPVIIIAQYPVDFEDFARIGVKTTEVMPDNPETKGTIVDLITDVIRGETCTQEKLDEIINKVENAIEKYAK; encoded by the coding sequence ATGATAGGAAAAAGTACACATATAGTTGATTGCCGTGAAACAAGAGGTATAGGTGAAGGTGGAGGTATCGCTCAGCGTGGAACCTATGCCCAGTGTGGGGATGACTTGCTTGCAGTGGCAATGAGTCCGGGCCGCAGGCATATTACAAAACCGGTATGTGAGATTACATTTGCATTACGTGAAGCCAATATTCAAACAAGTACTCTTGTACTTGATGCGGGTAGTGGTGTACCTAGAGATACTCCATCCGGTGGAGGTCAGGGACTCTTCGGTGTAACTCCAAAGGAAATATCCCAGATGAACAGACATGACATAGTGCTCATACACTTCGGTGGGGTAAAAAATCATATCATCTACAAGGCACGTCACGTGTTAAGAAACATCAACAAACCGGTAATTATCATTGCACAGTATCCTGTAGACTTTGAAGACTTTGCAAGAATTGGAGTTAAGACAACAGAGGTAATGCCGGATAACCCTGAAACCAAGGGAACAATAGTAGATTTAATCACGGATGTTATTCGTGGAGAAACATGTACACAAGAAAAACTTGATGAAATAATAAATAAAGTAGAAAATGCTATTGAAAAGTATGCTAAATAG
- the mmp10 gene encoding methyl coenzyme M reductase-arginine methyltransferase Mmp10 (Mmp10 (methanogenesis marker protein 10) is a cobalamin-requiring radical SAM methyltransferase that creates the methylarginine modification to methyl coenzyme M reductase.), with translation MQIMADVGGIPGKNCRGFCKYCYFKTVTQTKVLGCKHCPPGQIGCSHCTTETNMTRDYFPAYQVLSSLQTNIFQTKLPKDTMVNITGDGDVSCYPELLDLTRGIYDMGLTTHLGYTSGKGIDDASIVDKLINNNVVETTFTTFSTNPELRREWMYDPTPEASIEALERFCQSCDVHAASIIIPGVNDGEELARTCEDLESWGAKALILMRFANSRNQGLILSDRPIVPGIVEQDVHEFEQLVKDTAKEYNLKVTGTPLCDPDNDSPYAIAKSKNREYLDILTSVKAEATIITSKISAPYIEKVFDSIGASEHVNVIPTQQEIACLITAEDLEEIDLNEVKDTVIIPGRCFVHDMVAEEILRRDGKFRLIHRGPDMLTYDGEMSGSMTKNDVLKHELISFEDLIELINYMGVRI, from the coding sequence ATGCAAATTATGGCTGATGTCGGAGGCATACCCGGTAAGAATTGTAGGGGTTTCTGCAAGTACTGCTACTTTAAAACAGTTACACAAACAAAGGTGCTGGGTTGTAAACACTGCCCTCCAGGACAAATTGGATGTAGTCACTGCACTACAGAAACGAACATGACAAGGGATTATTTCCCGGCATATCAGGTATTGAGTTCCCTTCAAACTAACATATTCCAGACAAAACTGCCGAAAGATACCATGGTAAACATTACAGGTGACGGTGATGTCAGTTGTTATCCCGAGCTACTGGATCTTACCCGTGGAATATATGATATGGGCTTAACAACACATCTGGGATATACGAGTGGAAAAGGAATTGATGATGCGTCAATTGTTGATAAGCTGATAAACAACAATGTGGTTGAAACGACATTCACCACCTTCTCGACAAATCCAGAATTAAGGCGTGAATGGATGTATGATCCTACACCGGAAGCGTCAATCGAAGCACTTGAAAGGTTTTGCCAGTCATGTGATGTGCATGCGGCTTCCATCATAATACCGGGCGTAAATGATGGGGAAGAACTTGCACGTACATGTGAGGATCTTGAAAGCTGGGGAGCCAAGGCATTGATTCTCATGAGATTTGCAAACTCCAGAAATCAGGGATTGATTCTAAGTGACCGGCCAATAGTTCCGGGAATAGTAGAACAGGACGTGCATGAATTTGAACAGCTTGTAAAGGACACCGCGAAGGAATATAACCTGAAAGTCACCGGTACACCACTGTGTGATCCTGATAATGACAGCCCATATGCAATAGCAAAAAGCAAAAACAGGGAGTATCTTGACATCCTGACAAGCGTGAAGGCCGAGGCAACAATCATTACCAGTAAAATATCCGCTCCTTATATCGAGAAGGTATTTGACAGCATAGGTGCGTCAGAACACGTGAATGTTATTCCAACCCAACAGGAAATAGCATGTCTTATAACGGCAGAGGATTTGGAAGAAATCGACTTGAATGAAGTGAAGGATACTGTAATCATACCCGGCCGATGCTTCGTACATGACATGGTAGCAGAGGAAATACTTAGAAGAGACGGAAAGTTCAGATTAATTCATAGGGGACCCGACATGCTCACATATGATGGTGAGATGAGCGGATCAATGACTAAAAATGACGTGCTTAAACATGAACTGATATCATTTGAGGATTTGATAGAATTAATCAACTATATGGGCGTAAGAATATAG
- a CDS encoding class I SAM-dependent methyltransferase family protein has protein sequence MKGKLIGDIMVVKNKPEDMDELINRPYINKIVKLGKIHGQKREPEVELLYGDSTETIHKENYCKFKLDVAKVMWSKGNTNERKRMSTLPDDGEVIIDMFAGIGYFTVPMAVHSNPKRIYAIEINPNSYQFLCENVKLNKIDDIVEPILGDCSQQDFDHVADRIMMGYIGGTHHYLDSAMKYLKHGGIIHYHESTPEPILFTRPVERVRCAATKVDREIEVLDKRSIKKYSPGVYHTVVDIRVY, from the coding sequence ATGAAGGGCAAGCTTATCGGAGACATAATGGTCGTTAAAAATAAACCTGAAGACATGGATGAATTAATAAACAGGCCATACATCAACAAGATAGTTAAGTTAGGCAAGATTCATGGACAGAAAAGAGAACCGGAAGTGGAGTTACTCTATGGTGACAGTACAGAGACCATTCATAAGGAAAACTATTGCAAGTTCAAGTTGGATGTGGCCAAGGTAATGTGGTCCAAGGGAAATACCAATGAGAGAAAACGTATGAGCACATTGCCTGATGACGGCGAGGTAATAATAGACATGTTTGCAGGCATAGGATACTTCACCGTGCCAATGGCCGTTCACTCCAATCCCAAAAGGATATATGCCATAGAGATTAATCCCAACTCCTACCAATTCCTATGCGAGAACGTTAAGTTAAACAAGATAGATGATATTGTGGAGCCGATACTGGGTGACTGTTCACAGCAGGACTTCGACCACGTAGCCGATAGAATCATGATGGGTTACATCGGAGGCACCCACCATTACCTTGACAGTGCAATGAAATACCTTAAGCATGGAGGCATTATCCACTACCATGAATCCACGCCTGAGCCCATACTCTTTACAAGGCCTGTCGAGAGGGTCAGATGTGCTGCGACTAAGGTGGACAGGGAAATTGAAGTACTTGATAAAAGAAGTATAAAGAAGTATTCACCGGGTGTTTATCATACTGTAGTTGATATTAGGGTGTATTAA
- a CDS encoding DUF2779 domain-containing protein — translation MTRVYLSKSRYCKCIQCEKILWLNKYNRESATEIDNTVLFENGKKVGELAKGLFGEYRDVEYNKHLTVMIEKTRELLDKKTPIITEASFTYDNNFCSVDILKNDEDGLEIYEVKSSTGVKDIYLDDAAYQYYVLSNLGYNVKKVAIVYINKKYVRNGQLEIDKLFNICDITEIVRQKQDEIRDNIIRINEFMDEHDADNEPDMDISENCFNPYTCEFWEYCTRDLPKPNIFDVAGMQMKDKFEKYYSGKISFEDLEDEDLNEKSLEQIDYELHDKEPKIEKDAIKELLSSLKYPLYFIDYESYMTPIPEVVGTTPYQQLPFQYSLHIITHENAPLEHREFLADVDDSDFIRHFAENMIRDMPEDGSVIVYNKSFEAKRNEEIAEMYPDLKDELERINGNIVDFMKAFSKRNYYTRQMQGSYSIKYVLPALYPNDPELDYNKLKVVHKGDEASEAFKSMKNKSKSEQEKIRRGLLEYCKLDTYAMVKIWEKFREWVDE, via the coding sequence TTAAACAAATATAATAGGGAATCAGCCACTGAAATTGACAACACCGTCCTTTTTGAAAACGGTAAAAAGGTAGGTGAACTGGCTAAAGGATTATTTGGAGAATACAGGGACGTTGAATACAATAAACATCTCACAGTCATGATAGAAAAGACACGTGAACTTTTGGATAAGAAAACTCCAATCATCACCGAAGCATCATTTACATATGACAATAACTTCTGCAGCGTTGACATACTGAAAAATGACGAGGATGGTCTGGAGATATATGAGGTAAAAAGCTCCACGGGTGTCAAGGACATATATCTGGATGATGCGGCATATCAGTATTATGTACTGTCAAATCTGGGCTATAATGTAAAGAAAGTGGCCATTGTCTACATCAATAAGAAATATGTACGTAATGGTCAATTGGAAATTGACAAGTTATTCAACATATGTGACATAACCGAAATTGTCCGCCAAAAGCAGGATGAAATCAGAGACAATATCATACGTATAAATGAATTCATGGATGAACATGACGCTGATAACGAACCGGATATGGACATATCCGAAAATTGCTTCAATCCATATACCTGTGAATTCTGGGAGTACTGTACAAGAGATTTGCCAAAGCCAAACATATTTGATGTAGCAGGAATGCAAATGAAAGACAAATTTGAAAAGTATTACAGTGGAAAAATATCATTTGAGGACTTGGAAGATGAGGACTTAAATGAAAAATCCCTCGAACAGATTGACTATGAACTCCATGACAAAGAGCCTAAAATAGAAAAGGATGCAATCAAAGAGCTTCTAAGTTCCCTTAAATATCCATTATATTTTATTGACTATGAATCGTATATGACTCCAATACCCGAGGTTGTAGGCACAACTCCATATCAACAACTGCCATTCCAATACTCATTACATATAATAACTCATGAGAATGCACCACTGGAACACAGGGAGTTTCTGGCGGATGTGGATGATAGTGACTTTATCAGACACTTTGCAGAGAATATGATAAGAGACATGCCCGAAGATGGAAGTGTCATAGTATACAATAAATCCTTTGAGGCAAAAAGAAATGAAGAAATAGCCGAAATGTATCCTGACTTGAAGGATGAACTTGAAAGAATAAACGGCAATATTGTTGACTTCATGAAAGCATTCAGTAAGAGAAATTATTATACAAGACAAATGCAAGGTTCATATTCAATTAAATATGTACTTCCCGCATTATATCCGAATGACCCTGAATTGGATTATAATAAACTGAAAGTGGTACATAAGGGTGATGAGGCTAGCGAAGCATTTAAGTCAATGAAAAATAAAAGTAAATCAGAACAGGAAAAAATAAGGCGTGGGCTATTGGAGTACTGTAAACTGGATACATATGCAATGGTAAAGATATGGGAGAAATTCAGAGAATGGGTGGATGAATAA